TATCATGCTGTTTTTGTCGGCAATTGCGCTGGTTTTTTACAGTATAACTTCCGGATATCCCATCGTAGATAACAGTTCATTTTTATTGGCACTAGGTTTAGGTGCAATTGCACTCGCTACCACCTTTTCCATGATATCCGCCATTGCCTCCAAAGCCTCTAACAGTGGCACTTTGATGGCAATATTGTCATTTCCAATGCTCATCCCTATTCTGCTCATGCTTATTAGAATCTCCTTGAATGCATTGCAACAAAACGATCTTATGGTAAATGCCCAGGATCTTTTGTATCTATTGGGATTAAATGTGCTGATAATTGCTATGGCTCTTATTTTATTTCCTTACCTTTGGCGCGATTAAGGACAGGGTTTTTACCTGTTTTTTTAGGAAAAAGTGAATTTTAGAATGCTGAAACAGTTGCATAAAAGGTGGTGGAAGGTGCTTGGTATTATTCTGCTGGCTTACACCTTTATCGTAGGATTATTGATCAAAACACCTGATGTTCCGCTGTTACACGAAACTGTCAGAAATCTTTTTTTCCATGTACCCTGTTGGTTTGCAATGTTATTACTCATGCTGTCCTCGCTGGTTTACAGCATTAAATTTCTCCGGACAGGTAAAAAAATATATGACATTGTTGCCGTAAATCTTATCA
The genomic region above belongs to Bacteroidota bacterium and contains:
- a CDS encoding heme exporter protein CcmB; its protein translation is MQFWPSVLTLFKKDLLFEMRQRYAISGILLYMFCIVFIIFMTFNEVRGPVWVVLFWIVILFTAVNAVAKSFLQESQGRQLYYYTLASPQAIILAKIFYNICIMLFLSAIALVFYSITSGYPIVDNSSFLLALGLGAIALATTFSMISAIASKASNSGTLMAILSFPMLIPILLMLIRISLNALQQNDLMVNAQDLLYLLGLNVLIIAMALILFPYLWRD